The following coding sequences are from one Myxococcales bacterium window:
- a CDS encoding serine/threonine protein kinase, whose protein sequence is MSSRGFSVGEILGGKYRLCQLVGEGGMGSVWLGRHLLLDRACAVKLLGAGAGPLTAKRERFVREAKIAASVRHANVVDLFDFGETEGGEFFMVMEWLEGESLAERLARPPLMGMRELVSILSDVLSGLAAVHERGIVHRDLKPENIFLAREGDTIIPKLLDFGISRSSGWAGDAGLTAAGNTVGTPHYMSREQVRGVRDLDGRADLYSVGVILYRAACGRFPFDDDELTGLLMRVAEGEAPRLQPLHLDIGDGLVQVIDRALCSDRAGRFASALEMRRVLWAAAGSIPAGLPAVWGLPGSGLPFDSPGGAPAGSWGNTATDGSSTSVGMAHWRRLVPVGIALAVVGAALALTRH, encoded by the coding sequence ATGTCCTCGAGAGGGTTTTCAGTGGGGGAGATCCTGGGCGGAAAATACCGCCTGTGTCAGCTCGTGGGCGAAGGCGGTATGGGAAGCGTATGGCTTGGCCGCCACCTGCTCCTCGATCGCGCCTGCGCCGTGAAGCTGCTCGGTGCCGGAGCGGGCCCGCTCACCGCCAAGCGGGAGCGGTTCGTGCGCGAGGCGAAGATCGCGGCCTCGGTTCGTCACGCCAACGTGGTGGACCTCTTCGACTTCGGCGAGACTGAAGGTGGCGAGTTCTTCATGGTCATGGAGTGGCTCGAAGGCGAGTCGCTCGCAGAGCGGCTGGCGCGTCCTCCGTTGATGGGCATGCGCGAGCTGGTCTCGATCCTGTCGGATGTGCTCTCGGGTCTGGCAGCCGTTCACGAAAGAGGCATCGTTCACCGCGACCTCAAGCCCGAGAACATCTTTTTGGCCCGCGAGGGCGATACGATCATCCCCAAGCTTCTCGACTTCGGCATTTCGCGCTCGAGTGGATGGGCCGGCGACGCGGGGCTCACGGCCGCCGGAAACACGGTGGGCACTCCCCACTACATGTCACGCGAGCAAGTCCGGGGCGTACGCGATCTCGATGGACGCGCGGATCTCTACAGCGTGGGTGTGATTCTGTATCGCGCGGCGTGTGGCCGTTTTCCTTTCGACGACGACGAGCTCACGGGCCTGCTGATGCGTGTGGCAGAGGGGGAGGCTCCGCGTCTGCAGCCTCTGCACCTGGACATTGGGGACGGGCTGGTTCAGGTGATCGACAGAGCTCTCTGTTCGGATCGTGCGGGGCGGTTTGCGAGCGCGCTCGAAATGCGGCGGGTGCTGTGGGCCGCTGCGGGCTCGATTCCTGCCGGACTGCCCGCGGTCTGGGGCTTGCCTGGTTCTGGGCTGCCCTTCGATTCCCCGGGGGGCGCGCCTGCGGGGTCCTGGGGCAATACCGCCACAGACGGCTCGTCCACCTCGGTGGGCATGGCCCACTGGCGGCGCCTCGTGCCCGTGGGCATCGCCTTGGCGGTGGTGGGCGCTGCGCTTGCGCTTACGCGCCATTAA
- a CDS encoding glycosyltransferase, with product MGRILYVCPSVRQPRGGVRTIYHHVETLVASGREAAVVHFAPERPDWFASSAPVIDGNTALSLREDDTLVVPEDYPAALLALRQVPLLKVVFCQNHYHVFEVLEPEAHYSDFGVTRVLASSDIIATFCRDTFGLPTAVVPYALDLDRLAPAPAQRLLQVAFMPRKGAWNLRIVRGLLHHQHPELRDVPWVPIENKSEAETAAILQQSSVYVSTSHREGFGLPPLEAMACGAVVVGFTGGGGAAFARPDNGVWVPDENPLALARAVAQTLTVLKRAPAELEPLRANAMAMAHTFTFARQAEALRTCWGLNGHEQGAGAWR from the coding sequence ATGGGACGCATCCTTTACGTGTGCCCCTCGGTGCGGCAACCCCGCGGCGGGGTGCGCACGATTTACCACCACGTCGAAACGCTCGTGGCCTCTGGGCGCGAAGCCGCGGTGGTGCACTTCGCGCCGGAGCGTCCTGATTGGTTTGCCTCGTCGGCACCCGTCATCGACGGAAACACCGCGCTGTCTCTGCGCGAGGACGACACCCTCGTTGTCCCCGAAGACTACCCGGCCGCACTCTTGGCCTTGCGACAGGTCCCGCTGCTCAAGGTGGTCTTTTGCCAGAACCACTACCACGTCTTCGAGGTGCTCGAACCCGAGGCTCACTACAGTGATTTCGGGGTGACACGGGTGCTGGCCAGTTCCGACATCATCGCCACCTTTTGTCGCGACACCTTCGGCTTGCCAACCGCCGTGGTGCCCTATGCGCTCGACCTGGACCGCCTCGCGCCTGCACCCGCGCAGAGGCTTCTGCAAGTTGCGTTCATGCCCCGCAAGGGTGCTTGGAACCTGCGCATCGTGCGAGGCCTGCTTCATCACCAACACCCCGAGCTCCGCGATGTGCCCTGGGTGCCCATCGAAAACAAATCTGAGGCCGAAACGGCCGCGATTCTCCAGCAAAGCAGCGTCTACGTGTCTACCAGCCACCGTGAGGGCTTCGGCTTGCCTCCTCTCGAGGCCATGGCGTGCGGCGCCGTGGTGGTGGGCTTCACCGGCGGCGGCGGCGCAGCGTTCGCCCGCCCCGACAACGGCGTCTGGGTGCCTGACGAAAACCCCCTGGCGCTCGCGCGCGCGGTGGCGCAAACGCTCACCGTCTTGAAGCGCGCCCCCGCAGAGCTCGAGCCTCTCCGCGCCAACGCCATGGCCATGGCCCACACCTTCACCTTCGCGCGACAAGCCGAAGCGTTGCGGACCTGCTGGGGTCTCAACGGGCACGAGCAAGGCGCGGGCGCCTGGCGTTAA
- a CDS encoding FHA domain-containing protein, giving the protein MTQDEPPVPAYLKDFAKVLKEKGARAYLDAAPSPMLVLLGLARQLRDGPTGEKTTVATSLNEELEASALVGRVFFVAKAVAGSPGPVSLGRTSETDVHIPEYSISKRHCEILRRESGWAIRDTGSTNGTELDGEKLVSGLEAPLVGGETLVLGRFAFRFDTPQTLLERLRARD; this is encoded by the coding sequence ATGACTCAAGACGAGCCGCCCGTGCCCGCTTACCTCAAGGACTTTGCCAAAGTGCTCAAGGAGAAAGGCGCTCGCGCCTATCTCGACGCAGCCCCATCGCCCATGCTCGTTCTCCTGGGATTGGCTCGTCAGCTGCGCGATGGCCCCACGGGGGAAAAGACCACCGTCGCCACATCTCTCAATGAAGAACTCGAGGCGAGCGCCTTGGTGGGCCGCGTTTTCTTCGTGGCGAAGGCGGTTGCGGGGAGCCCTGGCCCCGTTTCGCTGGGGCGCACGTCCGAGACCGACGTGCACATCCCGGAGTACTCCATCTCCAAGCGGCACTGCGAGATCCTCCGCAGGGAGAGCGGCTGGGCGATTCGTGACACGGGCTCGACCAATGGCACGGAGCTCGACGGCGAAAAACTCGTATCCGGCCTAGAGGCGCCCCTGGTGGGAGGTGAGACGTTGGTCCTGGGCCGTTTTGCCTTTCGCTTCGACACGCCCCAAACACTCCTCGAGCGTTTGCGCGCGAGGGACTGA
- a CDS encoding discoidin domain-containing protein, which produces MHHTPPSTKWRPTLVLAPWLMLAVACDDAASPPAATAPPPSDAAALAPEGGPLGSSPTPSDGGADVALGVQFLNLRVEEVGSRRAVVRFDTSVPTTCEVLWGLTAASLDRAASDPDMDPANPYALAHEVPLEDLPPATPIAFRAKATTPGGETFLSELRTFTTAAAAPGEPAWVNVGDLASGASIAAVSSNFGNTGPEGSFGANNAIDGMMATEWSSQGEGNAASLTVDLGANKTLVGFGFRSRKMSDGTSIIKALKLTFDGAAQAGPYLTPDPDNFYKFAFKAPQGARLVKLEAVDTTGGNTGIKEFQLFATP; this is translated from the coding sequence GTGCACCACACCCCTCCTTCCACGAAGTGGCGTCCGACGCTGGTTCTGGCGCCTTGGCTCATGCTCGCCGTCGCCTGTGACGACGCGGCTTCACCCCCAGCCGCCACCGCCCCGCCACCTTCCGATGCAGCGGCCCTGGCTCCCGAAGGGGGACCCCTTGGCTCGAGCCCGACGCCGTCCGATGGGGGCGCCGACGTGGCCCTGGGCGTGCAGTTCTTGAACTTGCGGGTGGAGGAGGTTGGCTCCCGCCGTGCGGTGGTGCGCTTCGATACGAGCGTTCCCACCACCTGCGAGGTGCTGTGGGGCCTTACCGCCGCGTCCCTCGACAGGGCGGCCAGTGATCCCGATATGGACCCGGCCAATCCCTACGCCCTGGCGCATGAGGTGCCGCTCGAAGATCTCCCCCCGGCCACACCCATAGCGTTTCGCGCCAAGGCCACCACACCCGGCGGCGAGACGTTTTTGTCGGAGCTCCGCACCTTCACCACGGCGGCCGCTGCCCCCGGCGAACCGGCCTGGGTCAACGTGGGGGACCTCGCCTCGGGGGCCTCCATCGCCGCAGTCAGCTCGAACTTTGGAAATACGGGCCCTGAGGGAAGTTTTGGAGCCAATAACGCCATCGACGGCATGATGGCCACCGAATGGTCGAGCCAAGGCGAAGGCAACGCCGCATCGCTCACGGTCGACCTTGGTGCGAACAAGACGCTGGTCGGCTTCGGCTTTCGCAGCCGCAAGATGTCGGACGGCACCTCGATCATCAAGGCCCTCAAGCTCACGTTCGATGGCGCGGCTCAGGCAGGCCCCTACCTCACGCCTGACCCTGACAACTTCTACAAATTCGCCTTCAAGGCCCCGCAAGGGGCGCGCCTCGTGAAACTCGAGGCGGTCGACACCACGGGAGGCAATACGGGCATCAAGGAGTTCCAGCTCTTCGCCACACCCTGA
- a CDS encoding sulfite exporter TauE/SafE family protein, whose translation MSLSWIAVLTALMFLTGAVGAITGGNSLINVPILITMGMSPRHAVATNMFGVLFMTVSATARFARSGLIKKDFLWPLGVITALTSALGAFIAVKLPETVVKVVVGVSMAALLLFLVFKRQSGPPVASSPGRRAVGYTAATLLGIYGGFFSGGYTTLMTVLCTLAFGLTMMESVALTKPINLISCVAACAVFLAGGLIDLRVGVPLAVANLLGGYVGAHAAIKSGDKFVRSLFLATVGALALKLLVWDVLLRGS comes from the coding sequence ATGAGCCTTTCCTGGATCGCCGTGCTGACGGCCCTCATGTTCCTGACCGGTGCGGTGGGAGCCATCACGGGAGGCAATAGCCTCATCAACGTGCCCATCTTGATCACGATGGGCATGAGCCCTCGTCACGCCGTGGCCACCAACATGTTCGGGGTGCTATTCATGACGGTCTCGGCCACGGCGCGGTTCGCCCGCAGCGGCCTCATCAAGAAGGATTTTTTGTGGCCCCTCGGCGTGATCACGGCCCTCACGTCAGCCCTGGGGGCCTTCATCGCGGTGAAACTCCCTGAGACCGTCGTCAAGGTCGTCGTGGGCGTCTCCATGGCGGCCCTGCTGCTCTTCCTCGTCTTCAAGCGACAGTCGGGGCCTCCGGTGGCCAGCTCCCCGGGGCGCCGCGCGGTGGGCTACACGGCCGCGACGCTCTTGGGGATCTACGGCGGCTTCTTTTCAGGCGGATACACCACGTTGATGACGGTGCTCTGCACGCTAGCTTTCGGGCTCACCATGATGGAGTCCGTGGCTCTCACGAAGCCCATCAACCTGATCTCGTGCGTGGCAGCGTGCGCCGTCTTCTTGGCAGGGGGGCTCATCGATCTACGGGTGGGTGTTCCCCTCGCCGTGGCCAACCTGCTCGGCGGCTACGTCGGGGCGCACGCCGCGATCAAGAGCGGCGACAAGTTCGTCCGCAGCCTCTTTCTGGCCACGGTGGGCGCACTGGCCCTCAAGTTGCTGGTGTGGGACGTGCTGCTCCGAGGGTCCTGA
- a CDS encoding sigma-70 family RNA polymerase sigma factor: MKRDELTEEALMAAYVAGDGGAFDRLFAALAPRVYGFFMRTFNNQAIAHDLMQTTFLKVHRARKDYQSDRPLRPWLFAIAARVRVDELRKRVPGQTELLEDESLDAESPLHAEPTVSPEEHLDAQARQRKVQEALAALPESQRAIVHLHRFEGLSFAEIATALGTSEGAVKLRAFRAYERLRKQLRALAQPAPEGEPVPSASVRVSSAAALAGAGRPLAAAEPEEPAP, translated from the coding sequence ATGAAGCGCGACGAGTTGACAGAGGAGGCGCTGATGGCCGCTTACGTGGCCGGCGATGGCGGGGCCTTCGACCGGCTCTTCGCCGCGCTTGCGCCTCGGGTCTACGGATTTTTCATGCGGACATTCAACAACCAGGCGATCGCCCACGACCTGATGCAGACCACCTTCCTCAAGGTGCATCGCGCGCGCAAGGACTACCAAAGTGACCGGCCGCTGCGCCCGTGGCTCTTCGCCATCGCGGCCCGCGTGCGGGTGGATGAGTTACGCAAACGTGTGCCGGGGCAGACGGAGTTGCTCGAAGACGAGTCGCTCGACGCGGAGAGCCCGCTTCACGCCGAGCCAACGGTCTCGCCCGAAGAGCACCTTGACGCGCAGGCGCGCCAGCGAAAAGTTCAGGAGGCCCTGGCCGCCTTGCCGGAATCGCAAAGGGCGATCGTTCACCTGCACCGCTTCGAGGGCCTGTCGTTCGCCGAGATCGCCACGGCGCTCGGGACGTCCGAAGGCGCCGTCAAGCTCCGCGCGTTTCGGGCCTACGAACGGCTGCGCAAGCAGCTCCGCGCCCTCGCGCAGCCAGCACCCGAGGGCGAACCGGTGCCAAGCGCCTCTGTGCGTGTATCATCGGCGGCGGCGCTTGCCGGTGCGGGTCGACCGCTGGCGGCCGCAGAGCCCGAGGAGCCTGCGCCATGA
- the nqrF gene encoding NADH:ubiquinone reductase (Na(+)-transporting) subunit F, translating to MTTVIAGAIFFVTLIIALVVVLQAAKSRLVASGEVTITINDDPNASLKTASGSTLLATLANNKIFIPSACGGKGSCGVCKVKVFEGGGSLLPTEEGHINRGEAREGCRLSCQVKVKQDMRIEVPAEVFHVRKWKCRVRSNNNVATFIKELVLELPPGEEVPFRAGGYIQIESPPYSIEFKTMDVPPRFRGDWDKFKIFDLKAVSNETVTRAYSMANCPDEKGVIMLNVRIATPPPRRADLPPGVMSSYIFNLKPGDEVTISGPFGEFFARETKNEMMFIGGGAGMAPMRSHIFDQFRRLKTDRKVTFWYGARSLREAFYVEDFDGIQRDFPNFRWYLALSEPLPEDNWTGLKGFIHQVAFEQYLKAHPAPEDIEYYLCGPPMMIKAVTDMLLNLGVERENIMFDDFGG from the coding sequence ATGACCACCGTTATCGCTGGCGCCATTTTCTTCGTAACCCTCATCATCGCCCTGGTGGTGGTGCTGCAGGCTGCCAAGTCCAGGCTGGTTGCCAGCGGCGAGGTCACGATCACGATCAACGACGACCCGAACGCGAGCCTGAAGACCGCAAGCGGCAGCACTTTGTTGGCAACGCTCGCGAACAACAAGATCTTCATCCCCTCGGCCTGTGGCGGCAAGGGCAGCTGCGGTGTGTGCAAGGTCAAGGTCTTCGAGGGCGGCGGCTCGCTTCTGCCCACCGAAGAAGGTCACATCAATCGCGGTGAGGCGCGTGAAGGCTGCCGCTTGTCCTGCCAGGTCAAGGTCAAGCAGGACATGCGCATCGAGGTGCCCGCCGAGGTGTTCCACGTGCGCAAGTGGAAGTGCCGGGTGCGATCGAACAACAACGTGGCCACCTTCATCAAGGAACTGGTGCTCGAGCTGCCCCCGGGCGAAGAGGTGCCCTTCCGCGCAGGCGGCTACATCCAGATCGAGAGCCCACCCTACAGCATCGAGTTCAAGACTATGGACGTTCCGCCACGCTTCCGCGGCGACTGGGACAAGTTCAAGATCTTCGACCTCAAAGCGGTCTCGAACGAGACGGTCACCCGCGCGTACTCGATGGCCAACTGCCCGGACGAAAAAGGCGTCATCATGCTGAACGTCCGCATCGCCACGCCGCCGCCCCGACGCGCCGACCTGCCGCCCGGTGTGATGTCGTCCTACATCTTCAATCTCAAGCCTGGTGACGAGGTCACGATTTCGGGTCCGTTCGGCGAGTTCTTTGCCCGCGAGACCAAAAACGAGATGATGTTCATCGGCGGCGGTGCCGGCATGGCGCCCATGCGCTCGCACATCTTCGACCAATTCCGCCGGCTGAAGACCGATCGCAAGGTGACGTTCTGGTACGGCGCGCGCAGCCTACGAGAAGCCTTCTACGTGGAGGACTTCGACGGCATCCAGCGAGACTTCCCGAACTTCAGGTGGTACCTGGCCCTCTCTGAACCCCTTCCGGAGGACAACTGGACCGGCCTCAAGGGCTTCATCCACCAGGTGGCCTTCGAGCAGTACCTCAAGGCCCACCCGGCCCCGGAGGACATCGAATACTATCTTTGCGGGCCTCCCATGATGATCAAGGCCGTCACGGACATGCTCCTCAACCTCGGCGTCGAGCGCGAGAACATCATGTTCGACGACTTCGGGGGCTAA
- the nqrE gene encoding NADH:ubiquinone reductase (Na(+)-transporting) subunit E: MLEHYLSLATKAIFVENMALAFFLGMCSFLAVSKKVENAIGLGVAVTVVLGVCTPLNQLLHNNLLKEGSLAAFGLDVDLSFLTFLTLIGTIAAVVQILEMSLDRFFPALYSALGVFLPLIAVNCAILGASLFMAERDYTLGESAVFGVGSGIGWALAIVALAAIREKLKYSNVPAPLRGLGVTFIVVGLMAIGFMVFSGIQL, from the coding sequence GTGTTGGAACACTACTTGAGCTTGGCCACCAAGGCGATCTTCGTTGAGAACATGGCCTTGGCCTTCTTCCTGGGGATGTGCTCGTTTCTGGCCGTCTCCAAGAAGGTAGAAAACGCGATCGGCCTCGGCGTTGCCGTGACGGTCGTGCTGGGCGTCTGCACGCCCCTGAACCAGCTGCTGCACAACAACCTCCTCAAGGAGGGAAGCCTGGCGGCCTTTGGTCTCGACGTGGATCTTTCCTTCCTCACGTTTTTGACCCTGATCGGCACCATCGCTGCCGTCGTGCAGATCCTGGAGATGAGCCTAGACCGCTTCTTTCCCGCGCTCTACAGCGCGCTCGGCGTGTTCTTGCCACTCATCGCCGTGAACTGCGCGATCTTGGGGGCCTCGTTGTTCATGGCCGAGCGTGACTACACCCTGGGTGAGTCGGCGGTGTTCGGGGTCGGCAGCGGCATCGGGTGGGCCCTTGCCATCGTGGCCCTGGCCGCCATTCGCGAGAAGCTGAAGTATTCCAACGTGCCCGCGCCGCTTCGCGGCTTGGGCGTGACCTTCATCGTCGTGGGCCTCATGGCCATCGGCTTCATGGTGTTCTCGGGCATCCAGCTCTAG
- a CDS encoding NADH:ubiquinone reductase (Na(+)-transporting) subunit D, which translates to MSEPKTSEILLDPLANNNPIALQVLGICSALAVTTKMETAVVMSLAVTAVTAFSNLAVSAIRNLIPASIRIIVQLVVIASLVIIVDQVLKAYAFAISKQLSVFVGLIITNCIVMGRAEGFAMQNKPIPSFVDGIGNGLGYSLVLVAVAFVRELFGSGKLFGITILKPVTEGGWYQPNGLMVLAPAAFFLIGGFIWVIRSYKPNQKEEAFRVGTLLELGHQGDLR; encoded by the coding sequence ATGAGCGAACCCAAAACGTCCGAGATCCTGCTGGATCCTTTGGCCAACAACAACCCCATCGCCCTTCAGGTGCTGGGCATCTGCTCGGCGTTGGCCGTCACCACGAAAATGGAGACCGCGGTGGTCATGAGCCTCGCGGTCACGGCGGTCACGGCTTTCTCGAACCTCGCCGTCAGCGCCATTCGCAATCTGATTCCGGCCAGCATCCGGATCATCGTGCAGCTGGTGGTGATCGCGTCTCTGGTCATCATCGTGGACCAGGTGCTGAAAGCCTACGCCTTCGCCATCTCGAAGCAGCTCTCGGTGTTCGTTGGCCTCATCATCACCAACTGCATCGTCATGGGCCGCGCCGAGGGTTTCGCGATGCAGAACAAGCCCATCCCGAGCTTCGTCGACGGTATCGGCAACGGACTCGGCTACAGCCTGGTGCTGGTGGCCGTGGCCTTCGTGCGTGAGCTTTTCGGTTCCGGCAAGCTCTTCGGGATCACGATCCTCAAGCCCGTCACCGAGGGGGGCTGGTATCAGCCGAACGGTCTCATGGTCCTGGCCCCGGCCGCCTTTTTCCTGATTGGCGGGTTCATCTGGGTCATCCGCAGCTACAAACCCAACCAAAAAGAGGAAGCCTTCCGTGTTGGAACACTACTTGAGCTTGGCCACCAAGGCGATCTTCGTTGA
- a CDS encoding Na(+)-translocating NADH-quinone reductase subunit C, whose product MPQHSTAYTIGFAAAVCGVCSLFVAGSAVALKPRQLDNKAIDRQLKVLAVAGLMEGGEDLSKEQVRERYDQYIQPVVVDLKTGAPASDVDAKSFDQQEAMANPASSAKAPENPAKVQRIPNKGVLFKIVKDGKLDGVIFPVQGKGLWSTMYGYLALEADGNTVKGITFYEHGETPGLGGEIENPLWQSLWPGRQIYDREGVPKLQVVKGQAGSVADDPYAIDGLSGATLTSRGVTGLVQFWLGENGYGPYVERLRAEKGEI is encoded by the coding sequence ATGCCGCAGCATAGCACTGCCTACACGATAGGCTTCGCCGCCGCGGTCTGTGGCGTCTGCTCGCTCTTCGTGGCGGGTTCGGCGGTGGCGCTCAAGCCTCGCCAGCTCGACAACAAGGCCATCGACCGTCAGCTCAAAGTGCTCGCGGTGGCTGGCCTCATGGAGGGTGGGGAGGATCTCTCGAAAGAGCAGGTCCGCGAACGCTACGACCAATACATCCAGCCCGTGGTGGTGGATCTCAAAACGGGCGCGCCCGCGTCCGACGTCGACGCCAAGAGCTTCGACCAGCAAGAGGCGATGGCCAACCCGGCCAGCAGCGCCAAGGCCCCGGAGAACCCCGCCAAGGTGCAGCGTATCCCGAACAAGGGCGTGCTGTTCAAGATCGTCAAGGACGGCAAACTCGACGGCGTGATCTTTCCCGTTCAGGGCAAGGGCCTCTGGTCCACCATGTACGGCTACCTGGCCCTCGAGGCCGACGGGAACACCGTCAAGGGCATCACCTTTTACGAACACGGCGAAACGCCTGGCCTCGGCGGCGAAATCGAAAACCCCTTGTGGCAGTCGCTCTGGCCAGGACGGCAGATCTACGACCGCGAGGGCGTACCCAAACTGCAGGTGGTGAAAGGGCAAGCCGGCTCCGTAGCTGACGATCCTTACGCTATCGATGGGCTTTCGGGCGCCACCCTCACCAGCCGTGGCGTGACCGGTTTGGTCCAGTTCTGGCTGGGCGAAAATGGCTACGGACCCTATGTCGAGCGCCTCCGCGCGGAAAAGGGGGAAATATGA
- a CDS encoding NADH:ubiquinone reductase (Na(+)-transporting) subunit B, producing the protein MKALREALDKVGKPFHKGGKFEKLYPVYEATDTFLYTPGQVTRTGSHVRDGMDLKRMMVTVVVALIPAILMAMYNTGYQAHLAISQGALPLDDWQTGLYQALGLGFDPSSVVANVVHGALYFLPVLLVTFLVGGHVEVLGAVLRKHDINEGFLVTGMLFPLTLPPTIPLWQVALGITFGVVFGKEVFGGTGMNFLNPALTARAFLFFAYPGQISGDNVWIAANTAAAQSDAVSGATWLSRAAVEGNEALAHASWFDAFVGLVPGSMGETSTLACLLGAALLIITRVGSWRTMLGVAVGTYIMASLLNLVGSQTNPFMNVRPEWHFVLGGWAFGAVFMATDPVSSAFTDRGKLVYGFFIGVLVVLVRVVNPAYPEGMMLAILFMNMFAPLIDHFVVNANVKRRIARNAAA; encoded by the coding sequence ATGAAGGCTCTACGCGAAGCGCTCGACAAAGTAGGCAAGCCCTTTCACAAGGGCGGCAAGTTCGAGAAGCTCTATCCGGTCTACGAAGCGACCGACACATTCCTGTATACCCCCGGCCAGGTGACCCGCACCGGCTCGCACGTGCGCGACGGCATGGACCTCAAGCGCATGATGGTCACGGTTGTGGTGGCGCTGATCCCGGCCATTCTGATGGCCATGTACAACACGGGGTATCAAGCGCACCTGGCGATAAGCCAGGGGGCTCTGCCGCTCGACGACTGGCAGACCGGCCTTTACCAAGCGCTTGGCCTGGGCTTCGACCCGTCGAGCGTCGTGGCCAACGTGGTGCACGGCGCCCTTTATTTTCTGCCTGTCCTGCTCGTGACCTTCCTCGTGGGCGGTCACGTCGAGGTGCTGGGCGCCGTGCTGCGCAAGCACGACATCAACGAGGGCTTCCTCGTGACCGGCATGCTCTTCCCACTCACGCTGCCGCCCACGATTCCGCTGTGGCAGGTGGCTCTGGGCATCACCTTCGGGGTTGTGTTCGGCAAAGAGGTCTTCGGCGGCACGGGCATGAACTTCCTCAACCCGGCTCTCACCGCGCGCGCCTTCCTGTTTTTCGCTTACCCGGGCCAGATCAGCGGCGACAATGTATGGATCGCCGCCAACACCGCCGCCGCGCAATCGGATGCCGTCTCGGGAGCCACCTGGCTGTCACGGGCCGCCGTCGAGGGCAACGAAGCGCTCGCTCACGCAAGCTGGTTCGATGCCTTCGTGGGCCTGGTGCCGGGCTCGATGGGGGAAACATCGACCCTCGCCTGCCTGCTGGGAGCGGCGCTGCTCATCATCACCCGGGTTGGCTCATGGCGGACCATGCTGGGTGTTGCGGTCGGCACCTACATCATGGCGAGCCTCCTGAACCTGGTGGGGTCTCAGACCAACCCGTTCATGAACGTGCGGCCCGAGTGGCATTTCGTGCTCGGCGGCTGGGCCTTCGGCGCCGTGTTCATGGCGACGGACCCGGTGTCTTCGGCCTTCACCGACCGGGGCAAGCTAGTCTACGGCTTTTTCATCGGCGTCCTGGTGGTGCTGGTCCGGGTGGTCAATCCGGCCTACCCCGAGGGCATGATGTTGGCCATTCTTTTCATGAACATGTTCGCGCCGCTCATCGACCACTTCGTGGTGAACGCGAACGTCAAACGAAGGATTGCACGCAATGCCGCAGCATAG